GCCACTCGTCCGCGAGGGGAAGCCGCAGATCCGCACCGATCTCGTCGGAGATGCGCACGAGCCGCGCGCCGCGCTCGACCAGGTCGAGGCCGAGCCTGCGCACGTCGCCGCGCGCGGGACCGGCGAGCTCGATCGTGAAGACCGGCGCGCCGGACGAGGCGAGCGCGATCGGGCCGTGGCGATAGTCGGCGGCCGAGAAGGGCTCGGCGAAGACGCCGGAGAGCTCCTTCAGCTTGAGCGCCCATTCCAGGGCGACCGGAAAGCCGTAGCCGCGCCCGATCAGCGCGCAGGACGCGTGCGACGCGAGCGCATTCGCGAGATCGCGCACTTCTGGCTGGATCGCGAGCGAGCGCGATGCGAGCTCCGGCACGAGCGCGAGCGACGGCTCGTCCTCGCCGCGCATTCCCGCGACCAGATGTGCGAGCGCGTAGAGCGTGGTCGTGAACGATCCCGTCGCCGCCACCGAGCGCTCGCCGCCCAGGTGGAGCGGCACGACGTGCTCGGCGGCCGCGGCGAGCGGCGAGTCGACGCGGTCGGTGATCGCGAGCGTGGGCGCGCCCTGCGCGCGGGCGACCTCGATCACGCGCACGACGTCGGGCGAGGCGCCGGACTGCGAGATCGCGATCGCGAGCCAGCCCGCGAGCCGAGGCGCGCGCTCGTAGATGGTGAACAGCGACGGCGCCGCCAGCGCGACGGGGATCCGCGCGCGCGCGCCGAGCAGGTACTTCGCGTACACCGCCGCGTGGTCGGAGCTGCCGCGCGCTGCGATCATCACGCCCGCGGGCTGCCGCGCGGCGAGCTCCGCGCCGAGCACACGCAGCTTCGCGCCCTCGGCCACCCGGAAGTGCTCGAGCCGATCCGGCTGCGCGAAGATCTCGCGCGCGAGCTCCGATTCGCTCATCTGTCCCCCGAGCCGAGGCTACCATTCCCGGCGATGCAGGCGAGGGAAGGCGAGCCGGTGCTCACGCTGCGCAACCGCCGCGGCAGCGAGGCGAGCTTCAGCGCGCGCGGCGCCGCGCTGACGCGATTTCGCGTCGCCGGCGCAGACGTCGTGCTGGGCTTCGACGCCCCCGCGCGCTACGACGCGGCGCATCCCTACCTGGGCGTGATCGCCGGGCGCTTCGCGAATCGCATCGCCCGAGGGCGTTTCGATCTCGACGGTCGCGAGCACGCGCTCGCACCCAACGACGGCGCGCACCACCTGCACGGCGGACCCGACGGCATGTCGCACCGGCTCTGGTCCGGCGAGAGCGACGGCGACGCGCTGCGCTTCCGCATCGCGAGCCCCGACGGCGACCAGGGCTACCCGGGGCGGCTCGAGGCCGAGGCGAGCTACACGCTCGACGACGACGATGCGCTGCGCATCGAGCTCCGCGCGCGCTGCGACCGCGCGACGATCGTGAGCCTTGCCAGCCACGCGTACTGGAACCTGCGCGACGGCGGCGCGAGCCCGATCCTGGACCACGAGCTCTGGCTGGACGCGGACGCGTACCTGCCCGTGGACGCAGCGGGCATTCCGACCGGCGAGCTCCGCGGCGTGCGCGGAACGCCGTTCGACTTCACCCGTCCCACGCGGATCGGCGCGCAGATCGCTGCGGCGGAGCGGCTCGCGCTGCGCGGGGGCTACGACCATTGCTTCGCGCTTCGCGGCTCGGGCCTGCGCCGGGTCGCGCGGCTCCGCGATCCGTCGAGCGGCCGCGCGCTCGAGGTCGAGACGACACAGCCCGGTGTGCAGCTCTACACCGGGAACTTCCTCGACGGGACCCTGATCGGCCACGGGGGCGCCGTCTACCGGCGCCACCACGGCCTCTGCCTCGAGACGCAAGCCTACCCGGACGCGCCCAACCACCCTTCGTTCCCGTCGGCGCGGCTCGACCCCGGCGCAGAGTACGCGCACACGACGATCTACCGTGTGACGGAGGCATAGCCGAGCGAAGTCGAACGAGGCCGGACGCGAAGCCGCCTTCGCGTCCGGCGCGCAAGCGGCGACTCCGTCGCCGCGCGCAGCGAGGCGGAGCCGAGCGAAGTCGAAAAGTCAGGATCGGGGCAGACCGAGAATCCGCTCCGCGACGATGTTCTTCTGGATCTCGCTGGTGCCGCCCGCGATCGTCTGAGCGCGATCGCCGAGCCAGCGCATCGCCACCGCGCGCGCGTCCGTCGCCTGGCCGTGGCTCTCGTAGAGCTGACCGTAGGCGCCGAGCAGCGCGAGGTGCGCGGTCGACATCCGCTGCGCGAGGGACGTCCCGGCGAGCTTCATCGCCGCGGACAGGTGCGGATTCAGGCGGCCGTTCAGCCCGTCGGTCATGCCGCGGTAGCCGGAGTACTTCGAGATCGCGCACGCGGTCGCGAGCTCCGCGATCTCCTGGCGGGTGCGCGGGTCCGCGCTCTTGCCGCGCCGCTTCGCGGCCGCGATCAGGCGCTGAAGCGTCTCGTCCTGGCGCATGCCGCCGGCGATTCCGTTTCGCTCGTTCACGAGCGCGCCCGAGATGATCTTCCAACCCTCGCCCTCCGCGCCGAGCCGGTTCGCCACCGGCACGCGCGCGTCGGTCATGAACACCTCGTTGAACTCCGAATCGCCGGTGATCTGCACGATCGGCTTCACTTCCATGCCCGGCGCGTTCATCTCCATCAGCAGCACCGTCAGACCGTCGTACTTCGAGTCGCCCATTCCCGGCACGCGCACCAGGCAGAAGTACCAGTTCGAGAGGTGCGCGATCGTGGTCCAGATCTTCTGTCCGTTCACCACGTAGTGGTCGCCGTCGCGGACCGCGCGCGTCTGCGTGTTGAACATGTCGGAGCCCGCGCCCGGCTCGGAGTAGCCGGTGGCCCAGATGTCCTCGCCCGACAGGATTCGCGCGACGAACTTCTGCTTCTGCGCTTCGGTGCCGAACTTCATGATCGCCGGCCCGACCCACCAGATGCCCATCTGCCCGGGCACGCCCGGCGCCTTCGCGCGCGTGAGCTCCTCGGACAGGATCGCCTGCTCCATGTCGGAGAGCCCCGCGCCGCCGTACTCCTTCGGCCAGGCCGCGCCGAGGAAGCCGCCGGCGTGCAGCTTTCGCTGCCAGGCCTTGCCGTCCTCGAGCGAGAGCGGGCCCTTCTGCGCGGGCGCGTTCTTCTCCAGCCAGGTGCGAACTTTGCTTCGAAAGGCCTCTTCCTCGGGCGTATAGTTCAGATCCATGGCGGCGATCCTATCACCGGGGCGCCGGCGGATTCTCGTCCTGCTCGCGCTGTGGCTCGGAGCGGGAACGGCACACGGCGGTCCCTGCGATCTGCTCGGCGGCGACGGGGACGGCGACGGGATCTGCGACGATGGAAGCGCCTCCGGGACGGTCGGCGACCTGCCCTGCTCGTGCCCGGCAGGCGCGCCGCCGGAGTGCATCGCTGGCTGCGACGACAACTGCCCCTGGCTCGCGAACCCGACACAGCTCGATGTCGGCCGCGTGGGCGATCCGGACCTGCCCGACGGCATCGGCGACGCATGTCAGTGTCACGACGCGAGCGACGACGGGCGCGGGAACGTGCTCGACTCGGTCCTGTACGCGCGCGCGGCCGCGAGCCTGCTCCCCGATCTCGCGGCGCCCGGGAAATGCCGCGGCCCCGGTCCGGCGGCCTGCGACGCGGGCGACGTCGCGAGCCTGCGCGCGGCGCTCGCCACCCCGGCCGCGCCGCCCGTCGCCACCTGCCTGGCCTCGGGCGCCTGCACCGCGAGCGCGGACTGCCCGGCCGGAATCGCCTGCGACCTGGCCGAAGAGCTCTGCGCGAAGAACGCCGGCCAGGCCTGCGTGCAGAACGACCAGTGCCTCTCGAACGGCTGCTGCGCCGACGTCTGCGCCGACCTGGAGACCGACGTCGCGAACTGCGGCGCCTGCGGCTTCGGCTGCACGAACGCTCACGGCACGACGAGCTGCCTCGCGAGCGAGTGCGCGCCGGTCTGCACGGGGCTCTGGGGTGACTGCGACGGCCACCCCGAGGACGGCTGCGACACCTCGCTCGAGACGCCCTCGCACTGCGGCGCCTGCGGCGTCCACTGCGGCCCGATTCCGCACGCGGCCGAGACCTGCGCCGGCGGGACCTGCGGGATCTCGTACTGCCACGGCGGTTGGGCGAACTGCAACGCCGAGCTCGGCGACGGCTGCGAGATCTCGCTCAACTCCTGTGGCAGCGCCGCCTGCTGCACCAGCTCGGCTCTCGGCAGCGTCGCGGGAGACGGCCCCGGCTGCTCGGCATTCGCCAGCCAGAGCGATCGCGGTGAGACCTGTTTCACCGCGGCTTTCCGCGAGGACGACTCAGGCTGTGCTCCGGTCGCGGGCCTGATCGAGCTCGTCGCCCCTGCAGACGTGAACTACAACCTCTATCTGACTGTCCCCGCGGGGGTGACCTGCCAGCGCTGGACCGGCAGCTTCTGGACCGCCTCGGCGAGCTGCGCCAGCACGAACGGGATGGGCATCGCCGACAAGGTGCGCTTCGTCAACGCCGAGAGCTGCACACCGCCGGGCCCCGGCGACCTGGTCGACCAGACCGTGAGCGTCAGTGTCGAGATCCGCTTCAACAACGGCTACGGCTGCGGGAACTGGACGCTCACCGCGTCGGGCGGGAGCGGCTGCTACTGAAAGCGCGGGCTCGCGCCCGGATCAGGTCTTGAGCCGCAGCGCGCCCATGTAGTCGCGCTTGCCGAGCGGCACGCCCTTCATGCGCAGGATGTCGTAGGCCGTGGTGGCGTGGAAGTGCAGGTTCGGAATCGAGAACGACATCAGGAAGCCCTCCGCCGTGAAGGGCATCTTGAAGTCGCCCATCTGGAACGTGACGTCCTTGCCCTGCAACGCGTCGACCGCCTCGCGCGAGAGCTTCTGCAGCGCGTCGCGCGCGTCGGCGACGAGCTTCTGCAGCTCGGAGTAGTCCTGGTTCATCGGACCCGACGGCGGCTTGAACACGCCGGCCTGCACTCCCTCGATGGCGCCCTTCGAGTGGTGCACCACCGAGAGGACCTGGAAGCGGAACGGCAGCATGTCCGGATGGAGCCGCGTCTCGACGAGCTCCTTCAGGTCGATGTGGTTCGCCTGGCAGTGCGCGAGCCCTTTGCCGAGGAAGCCCGCGACGCCGCCGAGCACTTGCAGGAACGAAGCGACGCTTACGTCGTACAGGGGGATGGCCATGGTCCGATCTCCGCTTGTGGGTTCGGAGCAGTGTCGATCATCCGGGCCTGCGAGCGCCAGTCGGGCTGGCCGTCCACGCGAAGGTTGAGGAAAGCCGCGCTCGAAGCCTCTATCGTGTCCGCCACTGGGGGATCGGAATGACACGTTCTCGGATCGTTCTCGTGCTCGCATTTTCGGGTGCCGTGCTGGCGGGCTGCGCGGGGAAGAAGGCGGAGCAGGCTCAGCCGACGGCGGCCGCGGCGCAGCCGAGCACGCCGGTCGTCGAGGTGACGGCGTCGACGCTGAACATCCGCGCGACGGCGAGCCCGACCGGCGCCGTGGTCGGCGCGCTGAAGCGCGGTGAGCGCGCAAACGCGCCGCAAGCGGCGTCGGGCGGCTGGCTCTACGTCGAGACCGACGCAGGAGCGAAGGGGTACGTCGCTTCCCAGTACGTTCGCGCGGTCGAGGCGCCCGCAGCCGCACCGCCCGCAGCTGCGCCGGCCGCAGCCGCGCCGGCGCCGGCCCCGAGCGCGCCAGCGAAGGCGGAGAAGAGCGCGAAGGCTCCCGCGAAGCCCGCGCCTCCCGGCAGCAAGCTCGCCAAGGTCACCAACGGGATGAGCGAGGCTCAGGTGATCGAGATCCTCGGCGCGCCGACGAGCCAGCAGAACTACATGACCGGCAAGGCGTGGATCCCCTACTACTACGGCTCCGACACCTCGCGCCTGGACTACCGCTACAAGGGCGTCGGCATCGTGGTCTTCAGCCGCAGCCGCTACTCGGGCGGCACGAAGGTGATCCGCGTCGACTACGACCCGAGCGAGGACGGCCTGCCGTAGCAAACGCGAGCGCGGCTAGCGCGTCGCCCCGTCGCGCCTTCGCGCGGCGGCGAAGAGCGCTTCGATCAGCGCGGGCTCGGCGGGCGAGTGCGCGAGCAGCGCCAGGTTCTCGTCGACGTGCTCGGGCCCGCGCATGGCGCAGAGCGCAGTGGTGAGGCCCGGCGTGCTGCGCGCGAACTGCAGACACCGCTGTGCGTCGCTCGAGAGCCCGGGAAACGCCTGGCGGAAGAACGGCGGCAGCCCGCGCGTCGCGCGCCCCTGCACCAGCGGCTGCGCGCCGAAGACGGCGGTGCCCGTGTCGCGAAGCGTGTCGAAGAGCGAGGCCGCGTGCGAATCCGGGCCGAACTGCGACTCGAGCCCCTTCGCCTCGCCGAGCGCCACGTTGTAGGGAAGCGCGATCCCGCGCAGGTGGTGGTCGGGCCCGCCCACGTCGATCGCGGTCTGGAACACGTCGAGGATCGAGAGGTGGCCTCGCTCCCAGTACGGGAGCAGCAGCCCGTGCCAGGTCGAGAGCCCGTACGCGGCGATCGCGCCGCGCGCGACCGCGGATTCGAGCGCCTCGAAGAGCCGCGCGAGCTGGTCCTTGAACAGCGTCGGTCCGCGCGCCGCGAGCTCGAGCTCGGGATCCTCGAGCAGATACAGGTCGATCGTCTCGAGGCCCAGGTTGCGCCGGCTGCGCTCGATCTGGTCCGCGACGAAGGCCGGGCGCAGCACGTGCACGCCGTTCACGACGTCGTTCGGGTCGACGATCCCCGTGTCGACGTAGGTCGTGATCAGGTAGCGCCGGCCCTCGATCACGCTCTCCGCGTCCACCGAGAGATAGCCGCACTTCGAGATCACGAAGACCTCCTCGCGCGCCGCGATCTTCTCGGCAAACGCCCGGCGCAGCGCGCGGCCGAGCGCCCGTTCGCTGGTCATCTGGCGGTACGAGATGGAGGTGTCGAAGACGTTCACGCCGCCCTCGAGCAGCCGCGGCAGCGCCGAGCGGTAGAGCAGATCGTCGACGCCGCCGGGCGCGCCGGGCTTCGTGCCCAGTCCGAGCGAGGAGAGCGTGAGACGATCGGGCTTGCGGAAGTTCCCGGGCAGGCCGGGGAAGCGCGAGGCGAAGCGCCGCGTGCCCTCGGGCGTGGCGCGGCCCGGGTGGAGCTCGGACTCGGGCATCGCGCGCAATCTACCCCGCGCACGGCCCGGTCGCACGGATGACAGCGCGCGGGCATTTCGGGCACGATGCGCCGTCGCGACGAGGAGAAGCTGCCGTGGAGTTCAATCTGGCCGAGATCAACGAGGCGATCGCCGCCGCGATTCCCGACCGCGAGATGATGGTCTGGCGCGGGCGCCGGCTGACGTACGCGCAGGTCGCGGAGCGCACGCGTCGGCTGGCGAACTACCTGCACGGTCGCGGTCTGGGCGCAAAGCGCGAGCGCTCGGAGCTCGCCGGCTGGGAATCCGGGCAGGACCACGTCGCGCTCTACCTGTACAACTGTCCCGAGTACATCGAGGGCATGCTCGGCGCGTACAAGGCACGCACGGCTCCCTTCAACGTGAACTACCGCTACGTCGAGGAGGAGCTGGTCTACCTGCTCCGCGACTCGAAGGCGCGCGCGATCGTGTACCACGCCGCCTTCGCGCCGACGCTCGCGAAGATCCGCCCGCAGCTCCCCGACCTCGAAGTGCTCCTGCAGGTCGAGGACGATTCCCGCCACGCGCTTCTTCCCGGCGCGGTCGAGTACGAGGCCGCGCTCGCGAGCAGCTCGCCCGCGCGCGCGCCCGTCGAGCCCTCGCCCGACGATCTGT
This Deltaproteobacteria bacterium DNA region includes the following protein-coding sequences:
- a CDS encoding SIS domain-containing protein, with product MSESELAREIFAQPDRLEHFRVAEGAKLRVLGAELAARQPAGVMIAARGSSDHAAVYAKYLLGARARIPVALAAPSLFTIYERAPRLAGWLAIAISQSGASPDVVRVIEVARAQGAPTLAITDRVDSPLAAAAEHVVPLHLGGERSVAATGSFTTTLYALAHLVAGMRGEDEPSLALVPELASRSLAIQPEVRDLANALASHASCALIGRGYGFPVALEWALKLKELSGVFAEPFSAADYRHGPIALASSGAPVFTIELAGPARGDVRRLGLDLVERGARLVRISDEIGADLRLPLADEWLAPIPAAVAGQLLAFWLARARGRDPDRPAGISKVTRTL
- a CDS encoding galactose mutarotase; the protein is MQAREGEPVLTLRNRRGSEASFSARGAALTRFRVAGADVVLGFDAPARYDAAHPYLGVIAGRFANRIARGRFDLDGREHALAPNDGAHHLHGGPDGMSHRLWSGESDGDALRFRIASPDGDQGYPGRLEAEASYTLDDDDALRIELRARCDRATIVSLASHAYWNLRDGGASPILDHELWLDADAYLPVDAAGIPTGELRGVRGTPFDFTRPTRIGAQIAAAERLALRGGYDHCFALRGSGLRRVARLRDPSSGRALEVETTQPGVQLYTGNFLDGTLIGHGGAVYRRHHGLCLETQAYPDAPNHPSFPSARLDPGAEYAHTTIYRVTEA
- a CDS encoding DUF1993 domain-containing protein, producing the protein MAIPLYDVSVASFLQVLGGVAGFLGKGLAHCQANHIDLKELVETRLHPDMLPFRFQVLSVVHHSKGAIEGVQAGVFKPPSGPMNQDYSELQKLVADARDALQKLSREAVDALQGKDVTFQMGDFKMPFTAEGFLMSFSIPNLHFHATTAYDILRMKGVPLGKRDYMGALRLKT
- a CDS encoding SH3 domain-containing protein — translated: MTRSRIVLVLAFSGAVLAGCAGKKAEQAQPTAAAAQPSTPVVEVTASTLNIRATASPTGAVVGALKRGERANAPQAASGGWLYVETDAGAKGYVASQYVRAVEAPAAAPPAAAPAAAAPAPAPSAPAKAEKSAKAPAKPAPPGSKLAKVTNGMSEAQVIEILGAPTSQQNYMTGKAWIPYYYGSDTSRLDYRYKGVGIVVFSRSRYSGGTKVIRVDYDPSEDGLP
- a CDS encoding aldo/keto reductase; amino-acid sequence: MPESELHPGRATPEGTRRFASRFPGLPGNFRKPDRLTLSSLGLGTKPGAPGGVDDLLYRSALPRLLEGGVNVFDTSISYRQMTSERALGRALRRAFAEKIAAREEVFVISKCGYLSVDAESVIEGRRYLITTYVDTGIVDPNDVVNGVHVLRPAFVADQIERSRRNLGLETIDLYLLEDPELELAARGPTLFKDQLARLFEALESAVARGAIAAYGLSTWHGLLLPYWERGHLSILDVFQTAIDVGGPDHHLRGIALPYNVALGEAKGLESQFGPDSHAASLFDTLRDTGTAVFGAQPLVQGRATRGLPPFFRQAFPGLSSDAQRCLQFARSTPGLTTALCAMRGPEHVDENLALLAHSPAEPALIEALFAAARRRDGATR